A stretch of the Aricia agestis chromosome 15, ilAriAges1.1, whole genome shotgun sequence genome encodes the following:
- the LOC121734089 gene encoding uncharacterized protein LOC121734089, protein MWTIKPTFIFYLVTVLLFTCSNIVYGIIEMGNNIKLTFTLSTILLFTNIRFKALFLVWIICFQGEVLKNTDLKIKTLLTEISLGIDDFNPEKRVATKFLRYLEKNRNKLRMWRIINIELRLSWLCFMKLFDFTLLVIQLAQMF, encoded by the exons ATGTGGACGATCAAACCTACG TTCATCTTTTACCTCGTGACTGTATTGCTGTTCACTTGTAGCAACATCGTGTATGGTATCATCGAAATGGGGAATAAT ATCAAATTGACGTTTACACTGTCAACGATCCTGCTCTTCACCAACATCCGATTCAAAGCACTGTTCCTCGTGTGGATCATCTGTTTCCAAGGAGAGGTTTTGAAGAATACGGATCTGAAAATCAAGACGTTGCTTACCGAAATATCGTTGGGAATTGACg ACTTCAACCCCGAGAAGCGAGTGGCTACCAAGTTCCTTCGCTACCTGGAGAAGAACAGGAACAAGCTGCGGATGTGGAGGATCATTAACATTGAGCTGCGGTTGTCCTGGCTCTGCTTTATGAAGTTGTTCGACTTCACGCTGCTCGTGATACAG TTAGCTCAAATGTTTTGA